In Candidatus Binatia bacterium, the genomic window ACGACGAAGTTGCAGACTTCCATCGTCCCACTCCCGATGCTGCCGCCGTCGCATGCGCCTAGGCAGGTCCAACCGAGAGTTTCATTCATTCGGGCTTCGAGGCGGTGACGCTTGTCCACATCCGCCGTGGTGCCCATCCCCTCGACAGCATATTCAACTAACAACCTCGCGTGATCCTCGGGCTTCATTGGGCGATAGCCTTCAGCAGTCAGGCGGTAGATCTCTTTCTGAATTAAGTCTTCAGCCTTTCGAAGAAACGTAGACTTTAAGGTCTTCGTTTGACCACGGGTGCCAAGGGGGCCCCAGTGGACAATGTGAGTTCCGTCAGCTTGGGCCCAGGTTTCCCAATACTCCTTGTGCCCATCGGTAAGCCCGTAGAGTTTCAGCATTCTGTTCCCGATGGCTAACGTTCTGGGTGAGAGGCGCGTTCCACAGCGTCCTTCTCAACCCTGTCGTTAGCTTTCAGCTTTGACCCGAAAGCTCTTCGCGCACGATCTTGCGCACCAACTCTTCCGTAAGGGGCTTCGCAGTCAGACCGAGATAGGAGTTCAGCGCATCGTTGATTAGGGTCTGATACCCCTTTCCGGTTTTCTGGGATTGAGCCTTGAAGCGCTCCAGAATTCCATCGTCGAGATAGATCGTGATGCGGCTTTTTCCAACCTGGGGAATCACCGCTCCACGTTTGCCTTTGGAGAAATTATACTCCTTCTTCATAACTCCTTCTTTCCTTCGGAGTCGGCTTCCGAACCGAGATGATTCGAGCTTCGTCGCCCCGAGGTGTCCAGATCACCACCATCAGGGAGCCGAACGTGTTTGCACCCAGCGTTACGAAGCGCTGCTCTCCCTCGGCCGATTCATCTTCAATCGTCACCGCTAGGGGGTCGCTCAAGACACCATCGCCTTCGGCAAGCGAGACACCGTGCTTCTTGAGATTTGCGGCATCCTTCTTGGGATCGAAGGTTGCTGTCACCAGACAAGGGTATGCATATAATGCATATATTGCAAGCTCGCCGTAGAGCTACGAGGCCGGCCCGTGGATTGAAAGCTAACGCCAAGGCTGACCCGCAGCAGTCGGGTCAAGCCGTTGGTTAGAGCACGGAAAGGATTTGACTATGGAACCAGATTGGGACACTTTTTTTAGTGCGCGTAATACACCATTGTTCCTGCCCGAAAAAAGTTTCGACCTACACAGGGATGCGCCGTTTCTCTTTTTGACGGCGGTTGCGGTGATGCTCCTTTTCCTATGGCTTCTGGAGGTACATAAGAACCAGAGCCAAGGCCGAGATTGCGGCAATAATAGTCGGAATCAGCCAGCGCCACTCTCTCAACCAAAAACTCTTGAGAAGAAAACAGCTTTCGTAAAGAATGCGGACGGGCCACGGACGGACAAGGCCATCTCGGCTTCTGAGAATGGCGTCAACGGAAGGTTCGCGCCCTAATTCCCCGTGCCACCAATGCTTAAAACGCCTCAGCATAAGTTGTGCTCTAACAAGATAGCGTTAAGCTGCGATCGAAGTCAAAAAAAGAGAGCCAACTCCTCCACAGCATCTTCGTACATCCGGCCGTCGAGCCAGCTTTAACGCTTGTTGGACAAACCCGCTGCGCGGGCCACTGACCTATGGATTTTTAACCTCCCCATGACAACCGCCGAAGGGGCGGTCAGTACAAGATCACCCCCGCCCGTTCAGGTCACCATCGAGTTTATTCTGCCGGTCTCGGAAAACATGTGCATCCCAGTGGTCCTAGGGAAGCGATTTAAGCAAACCTCTACTCCC contains:
- a CDS encoding WGR domain-containing protein translates to MLKLYGLTDGHKEYWETWAQADGTHIVHWGPLGTRGQTKTLKSTFLRKAEDLIQKEIYRLTAEGYRPMKPEDHARLLVEYAVEGMGTTADVDKRHRLEARMNETLGWTCLGACDGGSIGSGTMEVCNFVVDFELAKDVIAKDLAATEFSNFTRIYNEDA
- a CDS encoding BrnA antitoxin family protein, which gives rise to MKKEYNFSKGKRGAVIPQVGKSRITIYLDDGILERFKAQSQKTGKGYQTLINDALNSYLGLTAKPLTEELVRKIVREELSGQS
- a CDS encoding BrnT family toxin, which produces MTATFDPKKDAANLKKHGVSLAEGDGVLSDPLAVTIEDESAEGEQRFVTLGANTFGSLMVVIWTPRGDEARIISVRKPTPKERRSYEEGV